The following are from one region of the Ornithorhynchus anatinus isolate Pmale09 chromosome 20, mOrnAna1.pri.v4, whole genome shotgun sequence genome:
- the INTS4 gene encoding integrator complex subunit 4, which yields MAAHLKKRVYEEFTKVVQQQHDDASGKKLRLTKPSKSAALHVDLCKASSPADALQHLLQFARSPVEADSVEGVARVLLEHYYKESDASVRLKIASLLGLLSKTAGFSPDCIVDDAVNALQNEKSHQVLAQLLDTLLAIGTRTPENPAVRTRLVDVARKHLTDTSHGVRNKCLRLLGHLGAGEKAAPKEAEGRPAGDVQKTVGDYFTDQDPRVRTAAVEAMLQLHERGLKLHQAVYNQACRLLSDDYEQVRSAAVRLVWVLSQLYPESIVPIPSSNEEIRLVDDAFGKVCHMVSDGSWVVRVRAAKLLGSMQQVSSHFLEQTLDKKLMSDLRRKRTAHERAKELYSSGEFSSGRKWGDDAPKEEVDTGAVNLIESGACGAFVHGLEDEMYEVRIAAVEALCMLAQSSPAFAEKCLDFLVDMFNDEIEEVRLRSIHTMRKISNDITLREDQLDTVLAVLEDSSRDIREALHELLCCTNVSTKEGIHLALVELLKNLTKYPTDRQSIWKCLKFLGGRHPTLVLPLVPELLSTHPFFDTAEPDMDDPAYIAVLVLIFNAAQTCPTMPALFSDHTFRHHAYLRDSLSHLVPALRLPGRRPAASPPAPGAAPGGGTPQEDPSQLFLRQSLERVHGLRHLDPRGTQELLEFTIRDLQRLGELQSELAGAADFSAAYLRCQLLLIKALQEKLWTVAAPLHLKQSALASAAAQQILEETYKMEFMYSGVESRQVVIVHHMRLQAKALQLIVTARTTRGIELLFGMCEKFLREVDVFQRCFGSELPQMQDSFVDKLLDLMPRLVTSKPLELVKILQTALRQSSFLPLPLPERIHRASASIVEPAGESDNPLRFTSGLVVALAVDATLEHVRDPQRAVKVQVLYPDGRAQIVHPKPADFRNPGPGRHRLITQIYLSHTAWTEPCQVEVRLLLAYSCGRGPAGRPPKAAWGAEAPEAPPPDAGPEGTIPFGRPVKVYIVPKPARR from the exons caacAGCACGACGACGCCTCCGGCAAGAAGCTCCGCCTGACGAAGCCCAGCAAGTCGGCGGCCCTGCACGTGGACCTGTGCAAGGCCTCCTCCCCGGCCGACGCCCTGCAGCACCTTCTGCAGTTCGCCCGCTCGCCCGTCGAGGCCGACAGCGTGGAAGGGGTGGCCCGCGTCCTGCTGGAGCACTATTACAAG GAGAGCGACGCGTCCGTCAGGCTGAAGATCGCCTCGTTGCTGGGCCTCCTGTCCAAGACGGCGGGGTTCTCCCCGGACTGCATCGTGGACGACGCCGTCAACGCCCTGCAGAACGAGA AGTCCCACCAGGTCCTGGCCCAGCTGCTGGACACCCTGCTGGCCATCGGCACCAGGACCCCGGAGAACCCGGCGGTGCGGACGCGCCTGGTGGACGTGGCCCGCAAG cACCTGACCGACACCTCCCACGGCGTGAGAAACAAGTGCCTGCGGCTCCTGGGCcacctgggggccggggagaaggcCGCCCCCAAGGAGGCGGAGGGCCGGCCCGCCGGGGACGTCCAGAAGACCGTCGGGGACTACTTCACCGACCAGGACCCCCGCGTGCGGACCGCCGCCGTCGAGGCCATG CTGCAGCTCCACGAGAGGGGACTGAAACTCCACCAGGCCGTCTATAACCAG GCCTGCAGGCTGCTGTCCGACGACTACGAGCAAGTCCGCAGCGCGGCCGTCCGGCTCGTCTGGGTCCTCAGCCAGCTGTACCCGGAAAG cATCGTCCCCATCCCCTCGTCCAACGAGGAGATCCGGCTGGTCGACGACGCCTTCGGGAAGGTCTGCCACATGGTCAGCGACGGCTCCTGGGTCGTCAGGGTCCGAGCGGCCAAGCTGTTG GGCTCCATGCAGCAAGTCAGCTCCCATTTCCTGGAGCAGACGCTGGACAAGAAGCTCATGTCCGACCTGCGG AGGAAGCGCACGGCACACGAGCGAGCCAAGGAGCTGTACAGCTCGGGGGAGTTCTCCAGCGGACGGAAGTGGGGGGACGACGCCCCCAAGGAGGAGGTGGACACCGGGGCCGTGAACCTGATCGAGTCGGGCGCCTGCGGGGCCTTCGTTCACGGGCTGGAGGACGAGATGTACG AGGTGCGGATCGCGGCGGTGGAGGCGCTGTGCATGCTGGCCCAGTCTTCCCCCGCCTTCGCCGAGAAGTGCCTGGACTTCCTGGTGGACATGTTCAACGACGAGATCGAGGAGGTGCGCCTGCGCTCCATCCACACCATGAGGAAGATCTCCAACGACATCACCCTGCGCGAGGACCAGCTGGACACCGTGCTGGCCGTGCTGGAg GATTCGTCGCGAGACATCCGGGAAGCTCTCCACGAGCTGCTGTGCTGCACCAACGTGTCCACCAAGGAGGGGATCCACCTGGCCCTGGTGGAGCTGCTCAAGAACCTGACCAAGTATCCCACCGACCGCCAGTCCATCTGGAA GTGCCTGAAGTTTCTGGGCGGCCGACACCCCACGCTGGTGCTCCCCCTGGTCCCGGAGCTGCTGAGCACCCACCCGTTCTTCGACACGGCGGAGCCCGACATGGACGACCCGGCCT ACATCGCCGTCCTGGTGCTGATCTTCAACGCGGCCCAGACCTGCCCCACGATGCCGGCGCTGTTCTCCGACCACACCTTCCGCCACCACGCCTACCTCCGCGACAGCCTGTCCCACCTCGTCCCCGCCCTGCGG TTACCCGGCAGGAGACCGGCGgcgtccccgccggcccccggcgcgGCCCCCGGCGGCGGGACCCCCCAGGAGGACCCCTCCCAGCTGTTCCTGCGGCAGAGCCTGGAGCGGGTCCACGGCTTGCGACACCTCGACCCCCGGGGCACCCAGGAGCTGCTCGAGTTCACCATCCG GGACCTGCAGAGGCTGGGAGAGCTTCAGTCGGAGCTGGCGGGGGCGGCCGACTTCTCCGCCGCCTACCTCCGGTgccagctgcttctcatcaag GCCTTGCAGGAGAAGCTGTGGACCGTCGCGGCCCCCCTCCACCTGAAGCAGAGCGCGCTGGCGTCTGCCGCCGCCCAGCAG ATCCTGGAGGAGACCTACAAGATGGAGTTCATGTACAGCGGGGTGGAGAGCAGGCAGGTGGTCATCGTCCACCACATGAGGCTGCAGGCCAAAGCCCTGCAGCTCATCGTGACGGCCCGGACCACGAGGGG CATCGAGCTGCTCTTCGGGATGTGCGAGAAGTTTTTACGTGAAGTGGACGTGTTCCAGAG gtgtTTCGGCTCCGAGCTGCCCCAGATGCAGGACAGCTTCGTGGACAAGCTGCTGGACCTGATGCCCCGGCTCGTGACCTCCAAACCCCTGGAGCTGGTCAAGATCCTGCAGACGGCCCTGCGCCAGAGCTCCTTCCTGCCCCTGCCGCTCCCCGAGCGG atccacagGGCTTCGGCCAGCATCGTGGAGCCGGCGGGGGAGTCGGACAACCCCCTGCGCTTCACGTCCGGGCTGGTGGTGGCCCTGGCCGTCGACGCGACCCTGGAACACGTGCGGGACCCCCAGCGCGCCGTCAAGGTCCAg GTCCTGTACCCGGACGGCCGGGCCCAGATCGTCCACCCCAAACCCGCCGACTTCCGCAACCCGGGCCCCGGAAGGCACCGCCTCATCACTCAGATCTACCTCTCCCACACGGCCTGGACAG AGCCCTGCCAGGTGGAAGTGAGGCTGCTGTTGGCCTACAGCTGCGGgcgcgggccggcgggccggccccCCAAGGCGGCCTGGGGGGCGGAGGCCCCGGAGGCCCCGCCGCCCGACGCCGGCCCCGAGGGCACCATCCCCTTCGGCAGGCCCGTCAAGGTCTACATCGTGCCCAAGCCCGCCAGGCGTTGA